In the genome of Columba livia isolate bColLiv1 breed racing homer chromosome 1, bColLiv1.pat.W.v2, whole genome shotgun sequence, the window TACAAGGATCAGACGCTAAATGTCAGGATGGTGTATGTTTTGTTCGGGGGGTCCATTAATTCACAGTATTTGTATGTAGAATGGTGATTGTTACACCTTGCTTGGTGCTGATATGATTCCATCTAGGGTGTGGGATAAAGAAAATTAGACACACTTGTATGAACACACTTTGGGAAGTCTTGCATAATTGTAAAACATCTCAGTAGCATTGCTCTACAaactaaacattttaaaataggtCTTTCTAGACCAGAAATAGAAGACTGAGAAAACAagatttcaagtatttttagaaAAGGGGACAATGGTGGCTTGTTTCTGTCAGCTGTCAAAGTGGAGGATAAAAGATCAACTTTACTTATCACAAAGATACctgaaaaacttatttttaggTTGGAGAACATGGAGAAGGACATCCAGACATCTCCATTGCTGAGCTTAAGAAAACATATGGTATCAGATACACCTAGAACAGCCTAGTCTGAGTTCCCGACAGAAGAGAAAGATGGGATTGGTGAATTCTGAGTGTCTGACCTagcctttatgttttttttattaaatacagaagcagaaaaaaattaaatctacaAAAAGTGGCAAAAACATGAAGTGATTGTAATGTAATTTGCTTATTATAAAATGAACAGTGTCTTTGGAGCggtgggaaggagaaagagaagttcAGTGTCAATGCAGCAGTTACCCGGGTTGTGACTGGGAATCAGGCCAACTTCTATTTCTGCCTTAATTGTATTCCTGATGACTTAAAACTACCTCCATAGATAAATCAGTTACATGTAGCTTGACCCCTGGATTGATCAGGACATCGATATGTTGTATTTTCAAGGTCACATTTTTCTTGCAGCTTTAGCTATTTGCAAAGTTGcctactgaaaataaatatccagaaagaaagaggagagagtAGTATTTTATTAAGAACAGAGTGGGTATATTAACTTAGAAGGATGAAGTATCTGGTAACAGGTAATACAGGtctctttaaaatgtaaagtgaaaaacttgttttctagCCTTTACATCTCACACTTTATGATGCAGTGGTCAGGAAGTTTTAGTATCATTTTAGTATGGAGGGCTTTCTACTATGTTTTACGTTCATCAGTAAAACTTCCTTCGGGTTCTTTTACAATGATGTTCATATGTATTTCACTTCATTTTGAATTAATGCTGCTTGGATGACTAAAACTTTATGGGGGCTAACTCAACAGAAGCATTTACTCTGATGACGTTCCAGTTGGAGAGAAAAAGGAGTGAGGGTCTCCAGGGAAAGCGGCTCGAGGGCTGCTACAGGAAGCTTTTGTAAAGATGTGTATGATACTGCTCTCCTAGACTTCTTTAATAACACTGAGAGTGTTGAATTGCAACTGTAGATAATACTTGActcataataaaatattttgaaaaatatgtatGCTTTCCTTAAAGTGACAATTTTAGAGCAAGATGTGGAAACCTTGCATGACTCTGGTTAACTGCACTGCAGTTTGGCTAAATGGAATGGATAGACTAAGTATTTGATAATGTGgttttagaaaatattctgtGCAGGTATGGTGAAAAAACATAGGCTGGGTAACTTTAGTACACAGCTTTCATTGAACACACTAATTTTGTAGGAAGCCAAGGACAGTTTATTGttcttatttaatattttctaagGTTTGGGTGCACCCATTTAGTAAATATcagattaataaaatataaatacctATCTTTAATTCCTAAATCTTTAATGCACCATTCTACAGAGGTATTTATTCAACAGCTGTAAATATTTAGGACAACAAAAATTCTTTGGCATTGACAATGTTTTGATTGAGTTTACTCGtccatttaaaatgtttgtgcaCGTATGGAAGTTTTCATGTCTTAAACTATTCCTCCCCCTCTGTGTACATTTACAAGCTGTACAGTGGCATCTCAATAATAATTACACTATTGCTTTTATCTTGCTTATAAAAGAAATCTGTTATTCCCTCTATATTAAAGACATTGCATTCTCTTTTGTAGCAACTGATTTGTACCTAGTAATATGGTGGTATTCagtaatttgtttgtttgttggggtttttttagcacAGCATTCTTAAGATTTGATATTTTCATCAGGtcagtcttttttaaaaaaaatcactattgTGTTAATATTCTCACAACTTGCTCTTTCACTTCTGTATCCGGATGATGCAATAAAGATGCCAGTTTCTGAGCAAAGGGGGCAGAGCCCCTGCACAGTGTAAAGAAAACGGAATCCTCGCTGTATTGGTCCTGAATCCCAGCGCTATCTTcaattttcatgttctttttcaagtttgcagcaaacaccagggcTCTAAGCAGAATATCTCTGTTTATAGAGGTGTCAAAAAGTAACAGCAGTGACGGCACCTAGGATTTTCAAGAAATAATCCATATTTAATCAGCAGCAGTAAGTCCATGTAACTAATTATTgtaacttcaaaataaataaataaatccgcACTTAAATCATGTAGAACAGAAACTCTGTGAACTACCCGGACTCCATATGCTGTGAAAGCACACCAGAAACTTGCACAGCACACGCGTTTCCTCTTTAGAAAAGACCAGCTTGTGCATCACAGGCTAATATAAATGCTTTGTACTTCCAATCTCCAAAATGTGGCTGTCTGGAAAAGTCCCATTTGGAAGAGAggatctgcttttcttctcaatAATGTTGCTTTTGCCCTCTGCAGCAATCTGAATGTTAGCACATCTGGTAAATGGATACGCTTTTAACAGAGAACCAAGTATTTAGCTTAATAATGGCTTAATAATGAAAAGCTGGTAGTATCTAGACTAGCTTTGTTCATGGCAGATAgctcaaaaataaaagccactTGTTTaggggaggtggaggaggatGCAGCACCGCTCCAGTCCCCGACTCTGTGTTTTGGTGTGAGGAAAGGCTACACCTGAACTAAACCTGTATGCCTaggccagcagcagcaaacgTCTGATAAAGTTCTCCATGAAGACATAAGTAAACGCACAGGGAAAGTTTCACCTACAGTGCTTAGAGAAGAGTCTTATGGCTGTGTTTGAGTAAAGGGGTGGGGATTTCTGTGGACTTTGGTCCCCTTAAGTAGAGTACGTTAGCTGTAGAAACAGCTGTGGAGAAGGCTCATTTATAGTACCAGTTGTATTTGATGTTTGTACCTGGTCTGCATGTCTGGAAATTAGATTTGAGGTTTGGTTTTGAAACTTATCAAGGTACGGGGTACATCATATACAAAAGTTCATGGTTTTACAGCTTTGGTGGAAGGAAGAACAAGCTTCTGCATGTCACTGACTATCCGGAATGGTGCACAGGCAGCGTGACCAACTGTCTTCAAGTCCATTGGCCGTATGACTCTCTGCACGCACGGTGTCTGTATTACACCACGCTCTGGAAGGATGGCCTGTGAAGGAATATGCACTTCTAGCTACTCAGGAGTTGCATATATACTTCTAAcacattaaaattattctaataTATGCACATAGCTGCACACATATCCACATAAATgctaaaaatataatgaaacagCAAGAACCTTACTTGAGCTCTAAGAAGATGTCTTGTCATGGCTGGGTTTGCAGATAAGTTCACAAGTACTTTCAAAACTTGAATCTGAAATGAACATACAAGTTCATTGCAAGCTCCCAAACCGGCAAGTACAGCAGCGCTGGGCATCAATAATGTCAGGGTCCACTTGGACAGGAAAAGAATGGGACAACTAACACCTTGAGTTCCGTGCTGGTATGGGAAAAACAAAGCTTATGGAGTCTATAGAACATATGTACTAAGTATAGGTATTTTAGAAGCAAATTCAGTTTGCCTTAAACATCAACATGAGGAAACATAAACAACTGAGCAGGCAAAATAcggaatatttttaaaatatacagagGATAGTTAAGTACTCTATTTAAAATGTGATCAGAAGTATAACCAAATACATGTGTACTTTCCTGGACCTTGTGACACTAACCTTTTAACTAAACACTAGGAAAAGACCAAATGTAGTTAAGTAAAACAGGTCTGCTTAGTGAAGTAGAaatttgtgttttggaaaacTAGTTTTGATCTGACAGAGCAACTAAGTACATTGCGGCTCATGACATCGTGAATAACCACCGAATTTGGTCCCTAtttgaagcttttattttcttacaacATTACAATAACTCACAAATAAGCACCATTTCCCACGGCAGTCACTAGAGTTACAAGAGATGTAATGAGCATAAGGGAACAGAAATCCACAGCTGAGGTTATCACTGCTTGGTGTGTTTCCCTAGAAAGATTCACGCATCGGTGAAGCCTTTCGCGTGCAGATCCTCCTTGCCCTGTGACGCAGCAGCAATGTGCAGCGAGCAAAAGAGATTCTGGGGTTGCTACAGCAAAGGCACAGGACAGCAGGAGTGCACACAGCACCGGTTTGCTAGAGCTCTAGCTCAGTAGTTGCAGTATCAAgattcccttcctccccttttcCTGAATTTATATTAAGTAATATAGATccatattttatgtattttatgcaCTATCTGCTATAATTAATGAATATTTGATTTCATAAGCCCACTCTAAACCATTTtacaaaaagagtaaaaaacGCAAGTAAAGCAGCTCCATAAACGGTGGGTAACAATGCACTATGCAGTACCTGTGTTCTTTCAGTTCCTTctgaaagcaaatgaagaaagCATGGAATGGAGTTTATCATCTTATGGTGGTAGTCACTGGTAACAGACACATTTGTCAGCAATCTGAGTCCAGCCACCTGCAGATCAGAGTTCAGGGGAGCTGACTCAACACTCCCACAAACTTGTGTAATATATacctggggaaaagggaaggagataaaaagacatttttttaatacgAGCAGATTTTGTATTCAGAAATACTATCAGTGGCCTAGCCACAGTAGTGTAAATACCTCTTGAACAGTGCTGACTGAATACATAACCTGATCAACGTTCTTGGAAACAAGAACATTCGAATGTTCTATTGCCATGATATAAGCAGACATCACAGAGTTAAGCTCACTAACCGTCCAGAAGCATAAATTGCTCTGAAAAGCCAATCTCTTTGACTCAATCTCAGAAGTGGTGCATTTTCTTTAAGGAGTTATTCTAGAAAATCACTTACAGCAACCAAGGTCTTCTTAAATGTTGAGAACAAGCTAAGGACAAGTCTTGGAACGAAATGCTTTTTTCTAACCATGTGGCCCATTCACTGGAGTGGCTCCTCAGGAACAGCGATAACAACTGACGTTTAACAACTACTTTTTACCAGATTTTATTCTGGATGACAGTATACGATGAATCGTGGAGTTctaactaagaaaaaaaaattactttgctttttccaaACGAGTTGTTTGCTACCTCTGTGCCTATATAAATATTTGCTGTTGGCAAGCACTACTCTAAAAAAAGTTGCTCAAAGATGCTGCAAACTACCATGTACAGTCAAACTGCCTTTTTGTCATGCTAATGAAAAAACTAGTAAAAATTTTCAAATGTGTCAGCTCACTGCTTGGACACTTCTTGAGCTATTG includes:
- the ARMC10 gene encoding armadillo repeat-containing protein 10 isoform X1 yields the protein MGERRGAAVRAAAMVLGAGACYCLWRLAASGRRGPRAAAAPGPPSDNSTPVSTHAMDADALQKLIHLLQVTDDPLIQEQALITLSNSAAFSVNQDIIRNLDGLSVIGGMLSDCIPKVKEKALNALNNLSMNIKNQEEIQVYITQVCGSVESAPLNSDLQVAGLRLLTNVSVTSDYHHKMINSIPCFLHLLSEGTERTQIQVLKVLVNLSANPAMTRHLLRAQVPSLLLLFDTSINRDILLRALVFAANLKKNMKIEDSAGIQDQYSEDSVFFTLCRGSAPFAQKLASLLHHPDTEVKEQVVRILTQ